One genomic region from Gemmobacter aquarius encodes:
- a CDS encoding HdeA/HdeB family chaperone — protein sequence MGKMFLMASVLALGAGGAVQAGTFDVSKVTCGELTALPEDQMNKLLFWMDGYMGGAAEDVTYDDERLQQNMDAALSACGGTPDATVMELLDKAENG from the coding sequence ATGGGCAAGATGTTTCTGATGGCGTCGGTTCTGGCGCTGGGTGCGGGCGGGGCGGTTCAGGCGGGCACGTTCGATGTCAGCAAGGTGACCTGCGGTGAATTGACCGCGCTGCCCGAGGACCAGATGAACAAGCTGCTGTTCTGGATGGACGGCTATATGGGCGGTGCCGCCGAGGACGTGACTTACGACGACGAGCGGTTGCAGCAGAATATGGATGCGGCGCTGTCGGCCTGTGGCGGAACGCCCGATGCGACGGTGATGGAATTGCTCGACAAGGCCGAGAACGGCTGA